Proteins encoded by one window of Xanthomonas sp. DAR 80977:
- a CDS encoding carotenoid oxygenase family protein, which yields MSMLFPEIPEFTGLYAPSRVEADVLDLEIDGEVPAAIDGVFFQVSPDSQYPPMLGKDIFFNGDGLVSAFRFERGRVSLRRRYVHTERLLAQRREGRSLNGVYRNVHTNDALAAADNTTANTTVLFHGGVLLAMKEDALPYALDPHTLQTRGVWDFGGQIRSATFTAHPKLDPDNGDLLCFAYEAKGDGTPDIAYFELDAAGKLKREVWFKAPYAAMIHDFAVTEHHVVFPIIPLTVDVERMRQGGQHFQWQPDLPQLFGVLPRGGGAEDVRWFTGPRDGFQGHTLNAYEQGNRLYLDMPVTSGNVFYFFPQADGSVPSPETLRSQLMRWTFDLDAAGGAIEPVALTEFPCEFPRCDGRYSGKPYRHGFVLAFDPALPFDATLGAPPFQFFNQLAHVDVVAGTSEAWFPGDAQCFQEPVFVPRTQDAPEGDGYVIALLNHLHGGNTELVVLDALRMAAGPVARIKLPLRMRMSLHGNWTPAKALATAQA from the coding sequence ATGAGCATGCTGTTTCCGGAAATCCCCGAATTCACCGGGCTGTACGCGCCGAGCCGCGTCGAAGCCGATGTGCTCGACCTGGAGATCGACGGCGAGGTGCCGGCCGCGATCGACGGCGTCTTCTTCCAGGTCTCGCCCGATTCCCAGTACCCGCCGATGCTGGGCAAGGACATCTTCTTCAACGGCGACGGCCTGGTCAGCGCGTTCCGCTTCGAGCGTGGCCGGGTCAGCCTGCGTCGCCGCTACGTGCACACCGAGCGCCTGCTGGCGCAGCGCCGCGAGGGGCGCTCGCTCAACGGCGTCTATCGCAACGTGCACACCAACGATGCGCTGGCCGCCGCCGACAACACCACCGCCAATACCACCGTGCTGTTCCATGGCGGCGTGCTGCTGGCGATGAAGGAGGACGCGCTGCCCTATGCGCTGGATCCGCACACGCTGCAGACCCGCGGGGTGTGGGACTTCGGCGGGCAGATCCGCTCGGCCACGTTCACCGCGCATCCCAAGCTCGATCCGGACAACGGCGACCTGCTGTGCTTCGCCTACGAAGCCAAGGGCGACGGCACGCCGGACATCGCCTATTTCGAGCTCGATGCCGCGGGCAAGCTCAAGCGGGAAGTGTGGTTCAAGGCGCCGTACGCGGCGATGATCCACGACTTCGCAGTCACCGAGCACCACGTGGTGTTCCCGATCATCCCGTTGACCGTGGACGTGGAGCGGATGCGCCAGGGCGGCCAGCATTTCCAATGGCAGCCCGATCTGCCGCAGCTGTTCGGCGTGCTGCCGCGCGGCGGCGGCGCCGAGGACGTGCGCTGGTTCACCGGGCCGAGGGACGGCTTCCAGGGCCACACCCTCAATGCCTACGAGCAGGGAAACCGGCTGTACCTGGACATGCCGGTGACCTCGGGCAACGTCTTCTACTTCTTCCCGCAGGCCGACGGCTCGGTGCCGTCGCCGGAAACGCTGCGCTCGCAGCTGATGCGCTGGACCTTCGACCTCGATGCCGCAGGCGGCGCGATCGAGCCGGTGGCGCTGACCGAGTTTCCGTGCGAGTTCCCGCGCTGCGACGGGCGCTACAGCGGCAAGCCGTACCGGCATGGCTTCGTGCTGGCCTTCGATCCGGCCCTGCCGTTCGACGCCACGCTCGGCGCGCCGCCGTTCCAGTTCTTCAACCAGCTGGCGCATGTGGATGTCGTGGCCGGCACCAGCGAGGCCTGGTTCCCGGGCGATGCGCAGTGCTTCCAGGAGCCGGTCTTCGTGCCGCGCACGCAGGACGCGCCCGAAGGCGACGGCTACGTGATCGCGTTGCTGAACCACCTGCACGGCGGGAATACGGAACTGGTGGTGCTCGATGCGCTGCGCATGGCCGCTGGCCCGGTGGCGCGGATCAAGCTGCCGTTGCGGATGCGCATGTCGCTGCATGGGAACTGGACGCCGGCCAAGGCGTTGGCGACAGCGCAGGCGTGA
- a CDS encoding aldehyde dehydrogenase family protein produces MRHSPYPNDFTGQYIAGQWRPGSAGTVLQDRNPYDQSLLTEIANASRADLDAAYRSAEAVQRDWARALPGERAAVFLRAAEIIERRRAEIVDWLIAESGSTRLKAEMEWGALRADALAAATMPSRVAGRILPVDIAGKESRVYRSPLGVVGVISPWNWPLHLSSRSVAPALALGNGVVLKPAEDTPVTGGLLLARIYEEAGLPPGLFNVVVGQVGEIGDAFTLHPIPRFISFTGSTRVGRRIGELAVSGPRLKRVGLELGGNAPCVVLDDADLERAVTGAIVGRFLHQGQICMSSNRIIVQAPLYDRFVEAFVERARGLKVGDPNLADTVIGPLINARQLQAATERLAAAQAAGQRQVLGGAPIGQVLPPQVFVDVANDSALAQTEQFCPIAPLIRAADEEDALRMANATEFGLSSAVFTGDEARGLRFALRIEAGMTHINDISPNDDPSAMFGGEKNSGIGRFNSDWIIEEFTTDHWISVQHEAYAAPF; encoded by the coding sequence ATGCGCCATAGCCCATACCCGAACGACTTCACCGGGCAATACATCGCCGGCCAGTGGCGCCCCGGCAGCGCCGGCACCGTGCTGCAGGACCGCAACCCCTACGACCAGTCGCTGCTGACCGAGATCGCCAATGCGTCCCGCGCCGACCTCGACGCGGCCTACCGTTCCGCCGAGGCGGTGCAGCGCGACTGGGCGCGCGCCTTGCCCGGCGAGCGCGCCGCGGTGTTCCTGCGCGCCGCCGAGATCATCGAGCGGCGCCGTGCCGAGATCGTCGACTGGCTCATCGCCGAATCCGGCAGCACGCGGCTGAAGGCGGAAATGGAGTGGGGTGCGCTGCGCGCCGACGCGCTGGCCGCGGCGACCATGCCCAGCCGCGTGGCCGGGCGCATCCTGCCGGTGGACATCGCCGGCAAGGAGAGCCGCGTGTACCGCAGCCCGCTCGGCGTGGTCGGCGTGATCAGCCCGTGGAACTGGCCGCTGCACCTGTCCAGCCGCTCGGTCGCCCCAGCGCTGGCGCTGGGCAACGGGGTGGTGCTGAAGCCGGCCGAGGACACGCCGGTGACCGGCGGCCTGTTGCTGGCGCGCATCTACGAAGAAGCGGGGCTGCCGCCGGGCCTGTTCAACGTCGTCGTCGGCCAGGTCGGCGAGATCGGCGATGCCTTCACCCTGCATCCCATTCCCAGGTTCATCTCCTTCACCGGTTCCACCCGGGTCGGCCGGCGCATCGGCGAACTGGCCGTGAGCGGGCCGCGGCTCAAGCGCGTCGGCCTGGAGCTGGGCGGCAATGCGCCGTGCGTGGTGCTGGACGATGCCGACCTGGAGCGGGCGGTGACCGGGGCGATCGTCGGCCGCTTCCTGCACCAGGGGCAGATCTGCATGAGCAGCAACCGCATCATCGTGCAGGCGCCGCTGTACGACCGGTTCGTGGAGGCCTTCGTCGAACGCGCGCGCGGTCTGAAGGTGGGCGATCCCAACCTGGCCGACACCGTGATCGGCCCGCTGATCAACGCCCGCCAGCTGCAGGCCGCGACCGAGCGCCTGGCCGCCGCGCAGGCCGCGGGCCAGCGCCAGGTGCTGGGCGGCGCGCCGATCGGCCAGGTGCTGCCGCCGCAGGTGTTCGTCGACGTCGCCAACGATTCGGCGCTGGCGCAGACCGAGCAGTTCTGCCCGATCGCGCCGCTGATCCGCGCCGCCGACGAGGAGGACGCGCTGCGCATGGCCAACGCCACCGAATTCGGCCTGTCCAGCGCGGTGTTCACCGGCGATGAAGCGCGCGGCCTGCGCTTTGCGCTGCGGATCGAGGCCGGCATGACCCACATCAACGACATCAGCCCGAACGACGACCCCTCGGCCATGTTCGGCGGCGAGAAGAACAGCGGCATCGGCCGCTTCAACAGCGACTGGATCATCGAAGAGTTCACCACCGACCACTGGATCAGCGTGCAGCACGAAGCGTACGCCGCGCCGTTCTGA
- a CDS encoding FUSC family protein produces the protein MDGSIAWALRMTVAALLALALAASLDIRHPWWAAMTVWLVAQPTRGLLLERGVARLAGTALGAIAGAWILHAFAADPVSLLVAIALWLALCAGVGSLFRHFRNYGLVLAGYTAAIVALFGFDDGAFDAGLALDRVACTVLGIACVGLASLPGMTVARGARAATRLDAVVRRCLCRVETHLRGAEAAPAGPAIAAIQALDRAVDSDVAGSLGGRGVALRARRVAGLLLELIALTLRPAASACILPAMPKHADARLAMLAGHALAAGQPALAQVLHELRQALRAPATAFLGEFLQDVDLAAMLRASLRPVLALAIAAALWWGTGWQTGAMMAMTAALFASLFSSNDQGNQALLQVLVGSLLGAVAGVGARLLVLPQAGGVLPVLLCIAPFLLLGAWLMRRPATAKMAIDLTLTFLLTAQPGAPPVPAAVALQQAAAIVAGVLVAVATFWLILPATPAARWRRLRRRIARLGLRLQRAPDGAAAARAHRRLRAARVQLLLACSGPCAAQAEALHGLARSRRALSGRTRAEPARPLPTTGNDAAASHAERVPTSTKDKLHAP, from the coding sequence ATGGACGGCTCCATCGCCTGGGCGTTGCGCATGACGGTGGCGGCGCTGCTGGCGCTCGCGCTCGCCGCAAGCCTGGACATCCGCCATCCGTGGTGGGCGGCGATGACGGTCTGGCTGGTCGCCCAGCCCACCCGCGGCCTGCTGCTGGAACGCGGCGTGGCCCGGCTCGCCGGCACCGCGCTCGGCGCCATTGCCGGCGCCTGGATCCTGCATGCGTTCGCTGCCGACCCCGTGTCGCTGCTGGTGGCGATCGCGCTGTGGCTGGCGCTGTGCGCGGGCGTCGGCAGCCTGTTCCGCCATTTCCGCAACTACGGCCTGGTCCTGGCCGGCTATACCGCGGCGATCGTGGCGCTGTTCGGCTTCGACGATGGCGCGTTCGACGCGGGGCTGGCGCTGGACCGCGTGGCCTGCACGGTGCTCGGCATCGCCTGCGTCGGCCTGGCGTCGCTGCCCGGCATGACGGTGGCGCGCGGCGCGCGCGCGGCAACGCGCCTGGATGCGGTCGTGCGGCGGTGCCTGTGCAGGGTGGAGACGCATCTGCGCGGCGCCGAAGCGGCGCCGGCCGGCCCGGCGATCGCCGCGATCCAGGCGCTGGATCGGGCCGTGGACAGCGACGTGGCCGGCTCCCTCGGCGGGCGCGGCGTCGCGTTGCGGGCGCGGCGCGTCGCCGGGTTGTTGCTGGAACTGATCGCATTGACGCTGCGTCCGGCTGCGTCCGCTTGCATCCTGCCGGCCATGCCGAAGCATGCCGACGCTCGGCTGGCGATGCTGGCCGGGCACGCGCTGGCGGCCGGGCAGCCGGCGCTGGCGCAGGTGCTCCACGAGCTGCGACAGGCGCTGCGTGCGCCCGCTACTGCGTTCCTTGGCGAGTTTTTACAGGATGTCGATCTTGCCGCGATGCTGCGCGCGTCTTTGCGTCCGGTGCTCGCGCTGGCCATCGCCGCCGCGCTGTGGTGGGGCACGGGCTGGCAGACCGGCGCGATGATGGCGATGACCGCGGCGCTGTTCGCCTCGCTTTTCTCCAGCAACGACCAGGGCAACCAGGCGCTGCTCCAGGTGCTGGTCGGCTCGCTGCTGGGTGCGGTCGCCGGCGTCGGTGCGCGCCTGCTGGTACTGCCGCAGGCCGGCGGCGTGTTGCCGGTCCTGTTGTGCATCGCGCCGTTCCTGCTGCTGGGCGCCTGGCTGATGCGGCGGCCGGCCACGGCCAAGATGGCGATCGACCTGACCCTGACCTTCCTGCTCACCGCCCAGCCCGGCGCGCCGCCGGTGCCTGCCGCGGTGGCGCTGCAGCAGGCGGCGGCGATCGTCGCCGGAGTGCTGGTGGCGGTGGCGACGTTCTGGCTGATCCTGCCGGCAACGCCCGCGGCGCGCTGGCGCCGGCTGCGCCGGCGCATCGCGCGCCTCGGCCTGCGCCTGCAGCGGGCGCCCGATGGCGCGGCGGCGGCCCGCGCGCATCGCCGCCTGCGCGCCGCACGGGTGCAACTGCTGCTGGCCTGCTCCGGCCCGTGCGCAGCGCAGGCCGAAGCGCTGCATGGCCTTGCGCGGTCGCGTCGGGCCCTGAGCGGCCGCACGCGCGCCGAACCCGCCAGACCGCTTCCCACGACCGGCAACGACGCGGCGGCATCGCATGCCGAACGCGTGCCGACTTCCACCAAGGACAAGCTCCATGCGCCATAG